Proteins from a genomic interval of Siniperca chuatsi isolate FFG_IHB_CAS linkage group LG10, ASM2008510v1, whole genome shotgun sequence:
- the LOC122883186 gene encoding EMILIN-3-like isoform X2 — protein sequence MQFVMAVSPFVFMTLFLSPVETKFYRPFQFNQYKAGLSQHDDQGKPTSRHKNHCAYVIEKTVSFTMQDGAAPYVKAEYNKCSWGQKCPTLLYRLLYKPLYKVAHKTVTELEWRCCPGYSGYGCMEGHPVYQHPMQMMPPFKGPPMKGPQFKGPQFKGPPINTVVKANPWSQPKGPPTSSFNSYPMRHFGPPRSSSYSDTSFEPYPSEPESMPEHQEPHHTEHDQEHENEHEHSQGPEEHIPEEIPPPPSGDEQPEGQSLDSETEERIYRMEEDVQRLNQGLETLRGTVNGLEDSLRASLREDANRMLSALLSAAPGPVPAPAVASSPSTVGFVEIPGEDPETESLDGRHMFPGLTELNGRVEELRTELQAKTKELQELKATVMGHNGALKKMSNRAEVVSDSTGNLGENDQRAMEKLIDAKLSVARTEILGGFEKRVESAESQCKEKAGDVRRQCQREKGERQEQMEDALEESTTALRTELRNLKAQIHGSKATESCCGRVSGLVERVQLLETSVAGLNQSQGHLRVELGGHKDHIEGILEGRLGYVEAKLNLTGQIQNESGRRSGVPYRDETGQGLEARMEGQLRALEGRLLTALEELGNATAPTLLEGHAVPTLETELESLRGRLEIDVDRVQKHLRSLEILCSSSCSSPQNPPAIQGDSAAPSASLAEEQNVKEVLDMQGDHLNSLNVTLQNILRRLTLRDQQEQAERDSPIQGKLTILKFNVHSVNHTLRGLQDSLGTVVHQVGKMNNSWHEREARLAQQIKGVVQLVGHQASMLGAGERRLIRLKGDLQEMKRRLAQEVQGCRSTAMGVQKEVTEVGGRVASVEDQCKGLSYLAEDLERIREELEGQSNGLLLQVNGTLSSHAQQLSELRGELKNCTSKVEPTKQSLELEAELRRGDTFSWN from the exons ATGCAGTTTGTGATGGCTGTGAGTCCTTTTGTGTTCATGACTCTATTTTTGTCACCGGTCGAAACCAAGTTCTACAGACCATTCCAATTTAACCAGTATAAAGCTGGGCTCAGTCAACACGATGACCAAGGGAAACCCACCAGCAGACACAA GAACCACTGTGCATATGTCATTGAGAAGACAGTGTCCTTCACCATGCAGGATGGGGCAGCCCCATATGTAAAAGCTGAGTACAACAAGTGTTCCTGGGGTCAGAAATGTCCAACTCTGCT GTATCGTCTGCTGTACAAACCACTTTACAAAGTGGCACATAAAACCGTCACAGAGCTGGAGTGGCGTTGTTGTCCTGGGTACTCTGGTTATGGCTGTATGGAGGGACATCCAGTTTACCAACACCCCATGCAAATGATGCCGCCATTCAAGGGCCCACCAATGAAAGGCCCACAGTTTAAGGGACCACAGTTCAAGGGCCCACCTATTAACACTGTTGTGAAGGCCAACCCATGGAGTCAACCCAAAGGACCTCCCACCAGCAGTTTTAACTCTTACCCAATGCGCCACTTTGGGCCTCCGAGGTCCTCCTCCTACTCAGACACCTCCTTCGAGCCTTATCCGTCTGAGCCAGAGTCAATGCCAGAGCACCAGGAACCACATCACACAGAGCACGACCAAGAACATGAGAATGAACATGAGCATAGCCAAGGACCTGAGGAACATATACCAGAGGaaatccctcctcctccctctggtGATGAACAGCCTGAGG GTCAATCTctagacagtgagacagaggagCGAATATATCGAATGGAGGAGGATGTGCAACGCCTAAACCAGGGTCTGGAGACCTTAAGGGGAACTGTGAATGGACTGGAAGATAGCCTACGAGCCTCGCTGAGAGAGGATGCCAACAGGATGCTGTcagctctgctctctgctgcccCTGGTCCTGTTCCCGCTCCAGCTGTAGCCTCTAGTCCATCCACTGTAGGGTTTGTAGAGATTCCTGGGGAAGACCCTGAGACAGAGAGTCTAGATGGCAGACATATGTTTCCAGGCCTTACAGAACTGAATGGAAGGGTAGAGGAGCTCAGGACAGAGCTGCAAGCAAAGACAAAAGAGCTGCAGGAACTCAAAGCAACAGTGATGGGACATAATGGAGCACTGAAGAAGATGTCAAATAGAGCGGAAGTGGTTTCAGACTCCACTGGCAATCTTGGGGAAAATGACCAGAGAGCTATGGAGAAGTTGATCGATGCCAAGCTGAGTGTAGCCAGGACAGAAATTCTTGGTGGGTTTGAGAAGCGCGTGGAGAGTGCAGAGAGCCAATGCAAGGAGAAAGCTGGGGATGTGCGTCGTCAGTGCCAGAGGGAGAAAGGTGAGAGGCAAGAGCAGATGGAAGATGCTCTGGAGGAAAGTACCACAGCCTTGAGAACAGAGCTGAGAAACCTTAAGGCACAGATCCATGGTTCAAAGGCTACAGAAAGCTGCTGTGGTAGAGTGAGTGGACTGGTTGAAAGGGTGCAACTGCTGGAAACATCAGTGGCAGGCCTTAACCAGTCCCAGGGGCACCTGAGAGTGGAGCTGGGTGGACACAAAGACCACATAGAGGGGATACTGGAGGGGCGTCTGGGGTATGTAGAGGCCAAGCTCAACCTGACTGGGCAGATTCAAAATGAGTCCGGAAGGAGGAGTGGTGTCCCATACAGAGATGAGACAGGACAGGGCCTGGAGGCCAGAATGGAGGGTCAGTTGAGGGCTCTGGAAGGCCGTTTACTGACGGCTTTGGAGGAGCTGGGCAATGCCACTGCCCCCACATTGCTGGAAGGTCATGCTGTTCCCACTCTGGAGACAGAGCTGGAGTCCCTTCGAGGGAGACTAGAGATTGACGTGGACAGGGTGCAGAAGCACCTGAGAAGCCTTGAGAttctctgctcctcttcctgttCCTCACCTCAAAACCCACCTGCCATCCAGGGAGACTCTGCTGCACCAAGTGCTAGCctggcagaggagcagaatgtGAAGGAGGTACTGGACATGCAAGGTGACCATTTGAATAGCCTCAATGTCACACTGCAGAACATCCTGAGGCGTCTGACCCTCAGGGACCAGCAGGAACAAGCAGAGAGAGATTCTCCCATCCAGGGGAAGCTCACAATCCTCAAGTTCAATGTCCACTCAGTCAACCACACCCTGAGAGGCCTCCAGGATTCCCTGGGGACAGTGGTCCATCAGGTTGGTAAAATGAACAATTCTTGGCATGAGAGAGAGGCTCGTCTGGCCCAGCAGATAAAGGGCGTGGTCCAGCTGGTTGGACATCAGGCTTCCATGCTTGGGGCAGGTGAGCGCAGACTGATCCGACTTAAGGGTGATCTGCAGGAGATGAAGAGGCGGCTAGCTCAGGAGGTCCAGGGCTGCCGGAGCACAGCTATGGGGGTCCAGAAAGAGGTAACTGAGGTTGGAGGGCGTGTTGCCAGTGTGGAGGACCAGTGTAAGGGCCTGAGTTACTTAGCAGAGGACCTGGAGAGAATCAGGGAGGAGTTGGAGGGACAATCGAATGGGCTTCTCCTGCAAGTCAACGGGACTCTCTCCAGCCATGCTCAGCAGCTGTCTGAGCTGAGAGGCGAACTCAAAAACTGCACCTCCAAGGTAGAGCCAACAAAACAGAGTTTAGAGCTGGAGGCAGAGCTTAGACGAGGGGACACCTTCAGTTGGAATTAG
- the opn7d gene encoding opsin 7, group member d isoform X1, with amino-acid sequence MNPALQIYLMMGNASDTPAVFTSTISKEHDILMGSLYSVFCILSLMANCILLLVAYHKRSTLKPAEFFIVNLSISDLGMTLSLFPLAIPSLFSHRWLFGEITCQLYAMCGVLFGLCSLTNLTALSLVCCLKVCFPNHGNKFSSSHARLLVVGVWCYASVFAVGPLAQWGHYSLEPYGTACCIDWHAPNHELSALSYIVCLFVFCYALPCTVIFLSYTFILLTVRGSRQAVQQHVSPQTKTTNAHTLIVKLSVAVCIGFLGAWSPYAAVAMWAAFGDATQVPPDAFALAAVLAKSSTIYNPMVYLLCKPNFRECLYRDTSMLRQRIYRASPQSDPKERFGSTSQRNKDVSISTRLSNGQQESYGACLHCTENAAPCHVTAPQRTACILTGSTYREVTVNQLSAKPQADLL; translated from the exons ATGAATCCAGCTCTACAGATATATTTGATG ATGGGAAATGCTTCAGACACACCTGCTGTGTTTACCTCCACCATCTCCAAGGAGCACGACATCCTCATGGGTTCACTCTACAGCGTATTTT gTATACTGTCCCTCATGGCAAACTGCATTCTGCTACTTGTTGCATATCACAAGCGATCGACCTTGAAGCCAGCAGAGTTCTTCATCGTCAATCTCTCCATCAGTGACCTTGGGATGACGCTCTCTTTATTCCCATTGGCAATaccttcacttttttcacacag GTGGCTGTTTGGAGAAATCACCTGTCAGCTCTATGCTATGTGTGGAGTACTATTTGGTCTATGCAGCTTGACCAACCTCACAGCCCTCTCTTTAGTGTGCTGCCTTAAAGTCTGCTTCCCGAACCATG GTAACAAGTTCTCCTCGTCACATGCCCGCCTCCTGGTGGTTGGAGTGTGGTGTTATGCATCTGTGTTTGCTGTAGGGCCCTTGGCACAGTGGGGACATTACAGTCTTGAACCTTACGGCACAGCCTGCTGCATTGACTGGCATGCACCCAACCACGAGCTTTCAGCTTTGTCTTACATCGTCTGCCTTTTCGTCTTTTGCTATGCACTGCCCTGCACCGTCATCTTCCTCTCCTACACTTTCATTCTGCTGACAGTGCGGGGGTCACGCCAGGCTGTCCAGCAGCATGTGTCACCACAGACCAAGACCACCAATGCACACACTCTCATTGTCAAG CTGTCAGTAGCAGTATGTATAGGCTTCCTGGGTGCCTGGAGCCCATATGCTGCCGTGGCCATGTGGGCTGCTTTCGGAGACGCCACACAGGTTCCTCCTGATGCATTCGCCCTTGCCGCTGTGTTAGCCAAGTCTTCGACTATCTACAACCCCATGGTCTACCTGCTGTGTAAGCCCAACTTTCGCGAGTGTCTCTACAGAGACACATCTATGTTACGACAGAGGATCTACAGGGCAAGTCCACAGTCAGATCCGAAAGAACGTTTCGGATCCACCTCACAGCGCAACAAGGACGTAAGCATCTCCACGCGTCTCTCAAACGGACAGCAGGAGAGCTATGGGGCGTGTCTGCACTGCACTGAGAATGCAGCACCGTGTCATGTGACCGCACCCCAAAGGACTGCCTGCATCCTGACTGGATCCACCTACAGAGAGGTGACAGTTAACCAGCTCTCAGCCAAACCACAGGCTGATTTACTCTAG
- the opn7d gene encoding opsin 7, group member d isoform X2, which produces MGNASDTPAVFTSTISKEHDILMGSLYSVFCILSLMANCILLLVAYHKRSTLKPAEFFIVNLSISDLGMTLSLFPLAIPSLFSHRWLFGEITCQLYAMCGVLFGLCSLTNLTALSLVCCLKVCFPNHGNKFSSSHARLLVVGVWCYASVFAVGPLAQWGHYSLEPYGTACCIDWHAPNHELSALSYIVCLFVFCYALPCTVIFLSYTFILLTVRGSRQAVQQHVSPQTKTTNAHTLIVKLSVAVCIGFLGAWSPYAAVAMWAAFGDATQVPPDAFALAAVLAKSSTIYNPMVYLLCKPNFRECLYRDTSMLRQRIYRASPQSDPKERFGSTSQRNKDVSISTRLSNGQQESYGACLHCTENAAPCHVTAPQRTACILTGSTYREVTVNQLSAKPQADLL; this is translated from the exons ATGGGAAATGCTTCAGACACACCTGCTGTGTTTACCTCCACCATCTCCAAGGAGCACGACATCCTCATGGGTTCACTCTACAGCGTATTTT gTATACTGTCCCTCATGGCAAACTGCATTCTGCTACTTGTTGCATATCACAAGCGATCGACCTTGAAGCCAGCAGAGTTCTTCATCGTCAATCTCTCCATCAGTGACCTTGGGATGACGCTCTCTTTATTCCCATTGGCAATaccttcacttttttcacacag GTGGCTGTTTGGAGAAATCACCTGTCAGCTCTATGCTATGTGTGGAGTACTATTTGGTCTATGCAGCTTGACCAACCTCACAGCCCTCTCTTTAGTGTGCTGCCTTAAAGTCTGCTTCCCGAACCATG GTAACAAGTTCTCCTCGTCACATGCCCGCCTCCTGGTGGTTGGAGTGTGGTGTTATGCATCTGTGTTTGCTGTAGGGCCCTTGGCACAGTGGGGACATTACAGTCTTGAACCTTACGGCACAGCCTGCTGCATTGACTGGCATGCACCCAACCACGAGCTTTCAGCTTTGTCTTACATCGTCTGCCTTTTCGTCTTTTGCTATGCACTGCCCTGCACCGTCATCTTCCTCTCCTACACTTTCATTCTGCTGACAGTGCGGGGGTCACGCCAGGCTGTCCAGCAGCATGTGTCACCACAGACCAAGACCACCAATGCACACACTCTCATTGTCAAG CTGTCAGTAGCAGTATGTATAGGCTTCCTGGGTGCCTGGAGCCCATATGCTGCCGTGGCCATGTGGGCTGCTTTCGGAGACGCCACACAGGTTCCTCCTGATGCATTCGCCCTTGCCGCTGTGTTAGCCAAGTCTTCGACTATCTACAACCCCATGGTCTACCTGCTGTGTAAGCCCAACTTTCGCGAGTGTCTCTACAGAGACACATCTATGTTACGACAGAGGATCTACAGGGCAAGTCCACAGTCAGATCCGAAAGAACGTTTCGGATCCACCTCACAGCGCAACAAGGACGTAAGCATCTCCACGCGTCTCTCAAACGGACAGCAGGAGAGCTATGGGGCGTGTCTGCACTGCACTGAGAATGCAGCACCGTGTCATGTGACCGCACCCCAAAGGACTGCCTGCATCCTGACTGGATCCACCTACAGAGAGGTGACAGTTAACCAGCTCTCAGCCAAACCACAGGCTGATTTACTCTAG
- the LOC122883186 gene encoding EMILIN-3-like isoform X1, translated as MQFVMAVSPFVFMTLFLSPVETKFYRPFQFNQYKAGLSQHDDQGKPTSRHKNHCAYVIEKTVSFTMQDGAAPYVKAEYNKCSWGQKCPTLLYRLLYKPLYKVAHKTVTELEWRCCPGYSGYGCMEGHPVYQHPMQMMPPFKGPPMKGPQFKGPQFKGPPINTVVKANPWSQPKGPPTSSFNSYPMRHFGPPRSSSYSDTSFEPYPSEPESMPEHQEPHHTEHDQEHENEHEHSQGPEEHIPEEIPPPPSGDEQPEGETIGQSLDSETEERIYRMEEDVQRLNQGLETLRGTVNGLEDSLRASLREDANRMLSALLSAAPGPVPAPAVASSPSTVGFVEIPGEDPETESLDGRHMFPGLTELNGRVEELRTELQAKTKELQELKATVMGHNGALKKMSNRAEVVSDSTGNLGENDQRAMEKLIDAKLSVARTEILGGFEKRVESAESQCKEKAGDVRRQCQREKGERQEQMEDALEESTTALRTELRNLKAQIHGSKATESCCGRVSGLVERVQLLETSVAGLNQSQGHLRVELGGHKDHIEGILEGRLGYVEAKLNLTGQIQNESGRRSGVPYRDETGQGLEARMEGQLRALEGRLLTALEELGNATAPTLLEGHAVPTLETELESLRGRLEIDVDRVQKHLRSLEILCSSSCSSPQNPPAIQGDSAAPSASLAEEQNVKEVLDMQGDHLNSLNVTLQNILRRLTLRDQQEQAERDSPIQGKLTILKFNVHSVNHTLRGLQDSLGTVVHQVGKMNNSWHEREARLAQQIKGVVQLVGHQASMLGAGERRLIRLKGDLQEMKRRLAQEVQGCRSTAMGVQKEVTEVGGRVASVEDQCKGLSYLAEDLERIREELEGQSNGLLLQVNGTLSSHAQQLSELRGELKNCTSKVEPTKQSLELEAELRRGDTFSWN; from the exons ATGCAGTTTGTGATGGCTGTGAGTCCTTTTGTGTTCATGACTCTATTTTTGTCACCGGTCGAAACCAAGTTCTACAGACCATTCCAATTTAACCAGTATAAAGCTGGGCTCAGTCAACACGATGACCAAGGGAAACCCACCAGCAGACACAA GAACCACTGTGCATATGTCATTGAGAAGACAGTGTCCTTCACCATGCAGGATGGGGCAGCCCCATATGTAAAAGCTGAGTACAACAAGTGTTCCTGGGGTCAGAAATGTCCAACTCTGCT GTATCGTCTGCTGTACAAACCACTTTACAAAGTGGCACATAAAACCGTCACAGAGCTGGAGTGGCGTTGTTGTCCTGGGTACTCTGGTTATGGCTGTATGGAGGGACATCCAGTTTACCAACACCCCATGCAAATGATGCCGCCATTCAAGGGCCCACCAATGAAAGGCCCACAGTTTAAGGGACCACAGTTCAAGGGCCCACCTATTAACACTGTTGTGAAGGCCAACCCATGGAGTCAACCCAAAGGACCTCCCACCAGCAGTTTTAACTCTTACCCAATGCGCCACTTTGGGCCTCCGAGGTCCTCCTCCTACTCAGACACCTCCTTCGAGCCTTATCCGTCTGAGCCAGAGTCAATGCCAGAGCACCAGGAACCACATCACACAGAGCACGACCAAGAACATGAGAATGAACATGAGCATAGCCAAGGACCTGAGGAACATATACCAGAGGaaatccctcctcctccctctggtGATGAACAGCCTGAGGGTGAGACCATAG GTCAATCTctagacagtgagacagaggagCGAATATATCGAATGGAGGAGGATGTGCAACGCCTAAACCAGGGTCTGGAGACCTTAAGGGGAACTGTGAATGGACTGGAAGATAGCCTACGAGCCTCGCTGAGAGAGGATGCCAACAGGATGCTGTcagctctgctctctgctgcccCTGGTCCTGTTCCCGCTCCAGCTGTAGCCTCTAGTCCATCCACTGTAGGGTTTGTAGAGATTCCTGGGGAAGACCCTGAGACAGAGAGTCTAGATGGCAGACATATGTTTCCAGGCCTTACAGAACTGAATGGAAGGGTAGAGGAGCTCAGGACAGAGCTGCAAGCAAAGACAAAAGAGCTGCAGGAACTCAAAGCAACAGTGATGGGACATAATGGAGCACTGAAGAAGATGTCAAATAGAGCGGAAGTGGTTTCAGACTCCACTGGCAATCTTGGGGAAAATGACCAGAGAGCTATGGAGAAGTTGATCGATGCCAAGCTGAGTGTAGCCAGGACAGAAATTCTTGGTGGGTTTGAGAAGCGCGTGGAGAGTGCAGAGAGCCAATGCAAGGAGAAAGCTGGGGATGTGCGTCGTCAGTGCCAGAGGGAGAAAGGTGAGAGGCAAGAGCAGATGGAAGATGCTCTGGAGGAAAGTACCACAGCCTTGAGAACAGAGCTGAGAAACCTTAAGGCACAGATCCATGGTTCAAAGGCTACAGAAAGCTGCTGTGGTAGAGTGAGTGGACTGGTTGAAAGGGTGCAACTGCTGGAAACATCAGTGGCAGGCCTTAACCAGTCCCAGGGGCACCTGAGAGTGGAGCTGGGTGGACACAAAGACCACATAGAGGGGATACTGGAGGGGCGTCTGGGGTATGTAGAGGCCAAGCTCAACCTGACTGGGCAGATTCAAAATGAGTCCGGAAGGAGGAGTGGTGTCCCATACAGAGATGAGACAGGACAGGGCCTGGAGGCCAGAATGGAGGGTCAGTTGAGGGCTCTGGAAGGCCGTTTACTGACGGCTTTGGAGGAGCTGGGCAATGCCACTGCCCCCACATTGCTGGAAGGTCATGCTGTTCCCACTCTGGAGACAGAGCTGGAGTCCCTTCGAGGGAGACTAGAGATTGACGTGGACAGGGTGCAGAAGCACCTGAGAAGCCTTGAGAttctctgctcctcttcctgttCCTCACCTCAAAACCCACCTGCCATCCAGGGAGACTCTGCTGCACCAAGTGCTAGCctggcagaggagcagaatgtGAAGGAGGTACTGGACATGCAAGGTGACCATTTGAATAGCCTCAATGTCACACTGCAGAACATCCTGAGGCGTCTGACCCTCAGGGACCAGCAGGAACAAGCAGAGAGAGATTCTCCCATCCAGGGGAAGCTCACAATCCTCAAGTTCAATGTCCACTCAGTCAACCACACCCTGAGAGGCCTCCAGGATTCCCTGGGGACAGTGGTCCATCAGGTTGGTAAAATGAACAATTCTTGGCATGAGAGAGAGGCTCGTCTGGCCCAGCAGATAAAGGGCGTGGTCCAGCTGGTTGGACATCAGGCTTCCATGCTTGGGGCAGGTGAGCGCAGACTGATCCGACTTAAGGGTGATCTGCAGGAGATGAAGAGGCGGCTAGCTCAGGAGGTCCAGGGCTGCCGGAGCACAGCTATGGGGGTCCAGAAAGAGGTAACTGAGGTTGGAGGGCGTGTTGCCAGTGTGGAGGACCAGTGTAAGGGCCTGAGTTACTTAGCAGAGGACCTGGAGAGAATCAGGGAGGAGTTGGAGGGACAATCGAATGGGCTTCTCCTGCAAGTCAACGGGACTCTCTCCAGCCATGCTCAGCAGCTGTCTGAGCTGAGAGGCGAACTCAAAAACTGCACCTCCAAGGTAGAGCCAACAAAACAGAGTTTAGAGCTGGAGGCAGAGCTTAGACGAGGGGACACCTTCAGTTGGAATTAG